Proteins encoded in a region of the Vicia villosa cultivar HV-30 ecotype Madison, WI linkage group LG5, Vvil1.0, whole genome shotgun sequence genome:
- the LOC131604375 gene encoding pyrophosphate-energized vacuolar membrane proton pump 1-like, whose product MAISRFSEFDWKKRLISDFCELRGNYCSDDNEAERKPFRNDDNEAERKPFHSDDVDKEELGFYTLSTLVAEELGFYTHKLVPIAMYLEIGSKGDSNNSGDNVGDIAGMGSDLFGSYAEASCVALVVASISSFGIDHQFTAMLFPLIISSVGLLVCLLTTLFATDFFEIKLVKEIEPALKKQLVISTVLMTIGIAIVSWIALPSSFTSFDFGEQKVAKNWQLFLCVSVGLWAGLIIGFVTEYYTSNAYSPVQDVADSRRTGAATNVIFGLALGYKSVIIPIFAIAISISVSFSFASMYGVAVSALGMLSTIATGLAIDAYGPISDNAGGIGEMAGMSHRIRERTDALDAAGNTTAAIGKVQFSSFFFFLFT is encoded by the exons ATGGCAATTTCGAGATTCAGCGAGTTTGATTGGAAAAAGAGGTTGATTTCGGATTTCTGCGAA CTGAGAGGAAACTATTGCAGTGACGACAACGAAGCTGAGAGGAAACCATTCCGCAATGACGACAACGAAGCTGAGAGGAAACCATTTCACAGTGACGACGTTGATAaggaagaattagggttttatactTTGAGCACATTGGTAgctgaagaattagggttttatactCACAAACTAGTTCCTATTGCTATGT ATTTGGAAATAGGTAGTAAGGGTGATAGTAATAATTCTGGTGACAATGTTGGGGATATTGCTGGCATGGGATCCGATCTATTTGGTTCATATGCAGAGGCATCTTGTGTTGCCCTTGTTGTTGCCTCCATCTCTTCTTTTGGGATCGATCATCAGTTCACTGCCATGTTGTTCCCTCTCATCATCAGTTCTGTGGGCCTCCTTGTTTGTTTGCTCACCACCTTATTTGCAACTGACTTTTTTGAGATCAAGCTTGTAAAGGAAATTGAGCCAGCATTGAAAAAACAGCTTGTTATTTCAACAGTATTGATGACTATTGGAATTGCAATTGTTAGTTGGATAGCACTCCCATCTTCCTTCACCAGCTTCGATTTTGGAGAGCAGAAAGTTGCTAAGAACTG GCAGCTATTCTTGTGTGTGTCTGTTGGTCTTTGGGCAGGTCTTATCATTGGATTTGTTACTGAATACTATACCAGTAATGCATACAG CCCTGTACAAGATGTTGCTGATTCCCGCAGGACTGGTGCTGCTACCAATGTTATCTTTGGCCTTGCCTTGGGATACAAGTCTGTTATCATTCCAATTTTTGCCATTGCAATTAGTATTTCTGTTAGTTTCAGTTTTGCTTCCATGTATGGTGTTGCTGTTTCCGCTCTTGGAATGTTGAGTACCATAGCAACTGGATTAGCCATTGATGCATACGGTCCAATCAGTGACAATGCCGGAGGTATTGGTGAGATGGCTGGAATGAGTCACAGAATTCGTGAGAGAACCGATGCTCTTGATGCTGCAGGAAACACAACTGCTGCCATTGGAAAGGTTCAGttttcctcttttttcttctttcttttcaccTAG